CCGATGTCGCGGCCGGACACCGCCCGCGCCAGCCCCAAGTCCCCGTGCTCCCGCCCCTCTCACCCGGCCCCCCGGGCCCGGCTCTCGGGGCCCGGGTGGGCCGTCTACCGCATCGCCGTCCCCGGGGTCGCCGGCTCCGCGGCCCGGGGCGCTTCGACGTCCAGGTCAGCAGTGCGTCCCGCCGGGGCCCAGTGGGCCGACATGCCGGAGGTGAAGACCGCCGTCCGGCCCGCGCCCACCTCGCGTACCGCGATCAGCGGGTCGCCGTCGATCTCCGCGAGCAGCGTCGCCTCGTCCCGCAGCACCGTCTTGCACGATGAGCCCGGCGATCTGGGAGGCGCCGCTCTTGAGCGTCTGGGCCGCGCGCCGCGGCACGTAGCCCAGCTCGGCCATCGCCTCCTGCACCCGCTTGAGCACGCGGGGGCTGACGGGCCGCTTGCCGGACAGGGCGTGGGAGACGGTCGTCCTGCTGACGCCCGCACGGGCGGCGACACCCGCTATGACCGGTGCCATCCCGCTCTCCTCACGCACATCGGTTTGCCAGACCGTTTTGCCCAACGTGATCCGGGTCACCCTCCCAGCGTCAAAGCCTCCCGGGCGGCGGGACGGGTCCCAAGGCTCTCCCGAGGGGATGCCCTCAGAAACAGCGGGAGAATGTCTGCCCTGACGCAGGGGGAGTGCCATGCAGTCACCAGATGTCCGGGATCCGCACTGGCGTGTCGCGCGCTCCGACGAGCTGCTCCGTGAGACGCAGCGGCAGGCCGAGCGGCCCGGCGAACCCGACCTGCGCCGCATCTGCGACTGGTTATGCAGGCACATCGACGCCCACGTCGCGCTCGTCTGGAGTACGGGAACGGTGGCCGCGACCTCCGCGGGGTTCCCCCGCGCGGTGCTGAGCGCGCTGGCGACCCGGCTGCCCGGGCTCGGCGGGGGCCGGGGCGTGGTCGCCGGGCTGGAGGCCGGCGGTCTCCACCTGCGTCTCGAAGCCCTCGAACCGCAGCCCCGGCCGGCCGACCCCCGCGCCCGCCCGGCCGCCCCCGGTGGCGGCGGCACCGGTCCGCGGCCTCCGCGGCCGGTGCTGGTCGTCGCGAGCGCGGCGCCACTCGCCCGGGAGCCCGCCCTGCTCGCCTCCGACACAGCCCGCTCCGCCCTGCTCCTGCTGCGCCTGAACGAAGCCGCAGCGGTGCACCGCAACTACCAGCACAAGGCGCGGCAGGTACGCTTCGCCGTGCTCCAGGCGCTTCTGGCCGGTGACCCCGACTTGGCCCGCCGGATGACCACCGGAGCCGTCCCCGAGCTGCTGGACGCCCGTACCCTGCGCGTCTACCTCCTGCAGTGCCCGCCGGGCGAGCGGGACCGGCTCGCCCTCGTCCTCCAGGACCCCTCGGGCTACCACGACCGTGACCTCATGGTGCAGTGCCCGGTCATACGCGAGCACCTCATCTGCCTCGTCTCGGAAGACTCCGACGACGACCGCGCACCCGCGGGCCGGGGCGCGGAGCTGTGCAGGCTGGCGGCCGGCAGCGCCGGCTACGCCGTGGGCATCAGCGCCGTCCATGCGCTGGAGGACACCTCACAGGCGTACGAACAGGCCAGACACGCGCTCGCCGTAGCCCGGAACCTGCCCGGCGCCGTGGCGTCCTACCGCGGCGAGTCACCCCTCGCGCAGCTCCTGCCCCGGCCGGAAGCGGTGGAGTGGGCGCGCTCCTTCCTCCGTCCCCTGGCCGGCGCGCCCAGGCTCACCCCGCAGATCCTGCGGGTCGGGCTGACCGTGTCCCGCTCGGGGGCCGCCCGGTTCCTCGACGTCAGCCGGAACACGGTCGCGGCACATTTCAGACGCGCCGAGCGCCTGCTCGGCCTCGACCTCGACGAGGTCACCTCCCGGGCCCTGCTCCACCTCGCGCTTGCCCTGGCGGACCCTCCACCCCCGGCCACGGCCCGCACCGGCACCGCGCCCACCGTCTGCGAGCTGATCCGAGCGCGGCCCGCGGCGGCCTGGGCGGCGGCGTTCCTGCACCCGCTGGACGACACCTTGCGCACCACCGCACGGGCCTGGGTCGCCGCCAACGCCAACGCCCAGCGCACCGCCCGCGACCTGGGCATCAGCCGCAACACCGTCAGGGCGCGGCTGCGCACCGCCGAGGCCCTGCTCAACCGGGACCTGCTCACCACCGGTTTCGGCAGCTACGACCTCGTCCACGCCTTCGCCATCGCGGAAGGGCGTGCGGCGGTCGTCCGTGAAGGATTCCTGAGAACCTCCTGAGAATCCGTGCACCGTGCCCAGTCCGCCCGGCCCGGTTGCGCGCCGTGCTCGTTGTCCCCCGAACCCCGCCCCGCTTAGCGTCCTTTCGGTCATGAACGGAACAAAGCAAAGAATCGGAATCTGGGGAGGCGGCATGAAGTGGGTGAAGGCCGGCGCAACTGTCGGTGCGGCTCTGGCGCTGAGCATCGGAGGGGTCACCCCCGTGGGAGCGTGGTCCGCGCAGGCGTCCACCGCCGACGCCCTGGACGAACTGGTCGCGCCACAGGCGGACGAGGAGACGCGGCGGATCGCCGCATCCGATCCGCAGGCGGTGCAGACGATGGCCACGCTGTGCGGCGACGGCTACAACCTCGTCGGGGCCGAGCAGCTTCCGGACGACGGCTGGCGGCTGGGGACGCTGTTCCGCTATTCGAAGCTGACGTCCGGGGGCAACTGGCGTTATTGCATGCTCTTCGACAACAACACCGGTAGCACGAAGTACATGCGGCTCAGGACGTGCGAGTACACCCTCGAGGACCCGGAATGCCGCACGGATCAGGGTGACTTCAGCCAGTACGCGGGACCGGTCTACACCGGCCTGCACTGGAAGTACCCGCAGTGCTCCAAGGTCGTCGCGATCATGAAGAACACCAAGGAAAGCGAGAAGGCCCTCATCGACGCCGTTCGCACCGCGAACACCTGCAACTGAGGGCGGGGAGACGGATATGAGGAACGTTCGGCGCGGGCGGAGACCCTTGCTCCCCACCGCTGCCTCCCTCGTGGTGGCGGCGGCCCTTTCGCTGCCGCTCGCCTTACCCGCCCTCGCCGCTCCCGCCGGCCCGCTCCCGCCGGCGTCCCCGGCGGCGGCCGGTCCCGGCGGCCGCCCCGACCGGATCGCCCCCGCCGACCGGCCGGGCGTGCTGGGGGACGGTTACCGCTCCTCGGAGGACCGGGCGTGGACCACCTCCGGTGACGCCGCCGGTTTCCACGTGCTGGTGGCCGATGCCGCGGACGGCTACCGCTGGCGTACGGCGGCGACACTCGCCGAGCCCGGTTTCGAGGCCGATGCCTGGATCGGCAACGCCTGCGTGACCGAGTCCGGCGACCGCGCCGTCGTCGCGTACGCACCGCGTACGTTCACGAACGACCCCGAGCTGATGAGCAGGGGCGCGTTCACCGCGGTCGTCCACCTGCGGACCGGCGAGGTCACCAAGCTGCCGGTGCAGGCGTCGCTCGCCTACTTCTCGCCCGGCTGCGGGGCAGGCGAGCGCGCGGTGCTCGCGCAGTTCGCGGACGAATCGATGGCGGAGAACTCCACCCGGCTGATCGCCGTCGACGCCGCGGCGGGCCGGACGGCCGAGCCGTTGACGCTCGACGGGCAGGTCACCTCCGCCATTCCGTACGGCGGCGACACCATCGTCGCCGCCGATGGCACCCGCCTGGTGCGGATCGACGAGCGCGGCAGGCGGGCCGAGATCGCCGACACGGCCGCCACCCCGTTCCGGCTCACCCGGGACGCCGCGGGCGGCATCGGCTACGTCGACCGCCCCGGCCGCGACGCGCGGACCGGCGGCACCGCCGGCGAGGTACGGTTCGTGCCCGCCTCGGCGGTGTCCGCGGCCGGGCGCGGCGGCACGCGGCCGGAGCCGAGGCTCGTCGCCACCGGCGAGCTGACCGCGTTCGACCTCATCGGCTCGGCGTCCGGGGAGGTGTACGTCACCGGTGAGGCCGGCGCCCGCGGGAAGGCCCCCGCGCATCTGCACAATCCCGGCGGGCTGGCCAAGGACGCCGTGCCCAGCACCCGGGGCCACGCGGTCGTGGCGACGGGGTGGGCGGACGGCGGGGACTCCCGGTCCGCCGCCGAGGACGCCGTGGACGTACGCGCCGTCACCGTCGATCTCACCGTGCCGGGGACCGGGAAGACGGCACGGCTCGGCGCCCTGCCCGCTGCTGAACCGGTGGCCCGGAGTGCGGTGGCGTCGGGCCGTGAGACCTCACCCGCCCTCATCGGGGCAGGTGGTACGGAGCGGGGCGGGACCGCGGCCTCCGCTGATCCGAACGATCCGGTGGAGTCGGAACGGACCTGTTCCGTGCCCCGCGGCGACCCTCGCAAGCAGGCGTTCCAGCCGAGTCCGCGGCAGGTCGAGTGGGCCGTGGACCAGGCCGTGATCGACGGCCTGGACAAGTGGATCGACCGCCCGGCGAACTGGAAGAACACCGGGATGGAGGCGTACAGCCCGCAGGAGCTGTTCCCGCTGCGGGTGCTGGCCGGCGACCCGAACGGCACCGTGGACCGCGACGACGAGTGGCAC
The Streptomyces sp. CNQ-509 DNA segment above includes these coding regions:
- a CDS encoding glutamine amidotransferase encodes the protein MLRDEATLLAEIDGDPLIAVREVGAGRTAVFTSGMSAHWAPAGRTADLDVEAPRAAEPATPGTAMR
- a CDS encoding helix-turn-helix domain-containing protein produces the protein MQSPDVRDPHWRVARSDELLRETQRQAERPGEPDLRRICDWLCRHIDAHVALVWSTGTVAATSAGFPRAVLSALATRLPGLGGGRGVVAGLEAGGLHLRLEALEPQPRPADPRARPAAPGGGGTGPRPPRPVLVVASAAPLAREPALLASDTARSALLLLRLNEAAAVHRNYQHKARQVRFAVLQALLAGDPDLARRMTTGAVPELLDARTLRVYLLQCPPGERDRLALVLQDPSGYHDRDLMVQCPVIREHLICLVSEDSDDDRAPAGRGAELCRLAAGSAGYAVGISAVHALEDTSQAYEQARHALAVARNLPGAVASYRGESPLAQLLPRPEAVEWARSFLRPLAGAPRLTPQILRVGLTVSRSGAARFLDVSRNTVAAHFRRAERLLGLDLDEVTSRALLHLALALADPPPPATARTGTAPTVCELIRARPAAAWAAAFLHPLDDTLRTTARAWVAANANAQRTARDLGISRNTVRARLRTAEALLNRDLLTTGFGSYDLVHAFAIAEGRAAVVREGFLRTS